The genome window CAGCATGCCGATGGTTCGTGGGTTTACCTTGAGGTAATGTTCACCAACCAGCTCGATAACCCTGCAATAAAGGGTATCGTACTTAATGCCAGGGATTTTACACAGCACTTCGCTTTGCAGGAGGCTTTCCGTAATTCACGTAATTTCCTGAATGCTATTATAAACTGCGCCAGCGACCCGATGTATGTTAAGGATAAAGGCCATAAATATCTCCTGGTTAATGATGCATTCTGCAATCTGACCGGCTACAAGAGACAGGAAGTGCTTGGCAAAACCGCTTATGAATTGCTTCCCAGGGAGGAGGCTGATGATATTTTTGTTAAAAATGAACAGGCCTTTAATGAAGAAACAATTAAAGACTTTGAAAGTATTATTACCGATAAAGGTAATATTAAACATGTAATTGCCGTTCATCTGAATGTCTATAAGGAGGCATCCGGAGAGAAATATTTAATTGTTAACCTGCGCGATGAAACCAGAAGAAAAGAGCTGGATGAGGAAATAAATTACGCCCTGATGAAGGAAAAAGAGCTCAGCGAAATGAAATCTAAGTTCATTTCAATGGTTTCACATGAGTACAGGACCCCTCTGACCGCCATACTTTCATCTGCAGAGCTTCTGGAGCTCTTCGGCGTCGATATGACCAACGATGAAAGAATGGAGCACCTGCGGGGAATAAAGAAAACCGTTCAATACATGACTTCCATGCTTAATGAGGTGCTCCTTATAAACAGGGTGGAAAGTAAACGGATGGACTATACCCCAACCTCATTTGAACTCATAACCTTTTGCAAAGAGCTGCTGCAGAGGCTCGGCTTTAGTAAGGAATGTGAAATTAAAATGAATACAGATTTTACTTCCAGAAGGGTCTGTATGGATGAGAAACTTCTTGGGCATATTCTGAATAATCTGCTTTCAAATGCAGTCAAGTATTCACCCGACGGGGCAACTGTCTGGCTAAATATAACTGGTAGTAAAGAGCTTGTCAGTTTTGAAATAATTGATAAAGGTCCCGGAATTCCCGAGGAAGAACAAAACAGGCTGTTCGAACCTTTCTTCAGAGCCAATAACGTTCTCCACATTTCCGGCTCAGGTCTCGGGCTTTCTATCGTGAAATACTGTACTGATCTTCATAAGGGCCGGATCTCATTCGAAAGCAAAACCGGGGAGGGGACCAGATTCTATGTCAGCCTGCCCGATGAGAGTTGTACTGAATGAAATCATGGGGCCCAATTGGGGTAAAAGTTATTATTCAATTATTATTAATCCAATTTTTTATAATTTTGCAAATTCTAAACACTTGTGTCTTTGTTAAGGCTCGTAAGAAAGGGTTTTTAATATAGATGGAAAAAATTCTTGTTATTGAGGATAATCCTTCAGTCTGCAAAAATATCAGACAACTGCTCGAAAGAGCAGGCTACCTGGTTTTTACTGCTGAAAACGGCAGTGAGGGCGTAAGGCTTGCTCTCGAAATACTGCCCGACGCAATCATCTGCGATATAATGATGCCTGTTATGGATGGCTATGAGGTCCTGAAGCAGTTGAGCTCTACCAGGACTGCTGCATCAATTCCTTTTCTGTTCCTGACCGCAAAGGTGGAAATGGCTGACCTGAGACGTGGAATGGAGCTCGGGGCAGACGACTACCTCGTTAAACCTTTTACCGCCGGTGAACTCCTGAGGGCCGTTAAAATCAGGCTGGATAAGAAAAGAAATATGCTTCTGGACCAAAAAGAAATTATACAGGATGCGGCAAAAGAACCCGCAATTAATACCTCAGTGATAGTTGTGGGTGACCCTCCCGAAGTCCTTAAAGTTGCCGATATCGTTTACATTAGCGCCAGCGAAGGGTATACTTTCCTCCATATGGCCGAGGGGAAAAAAGTCCTTGTACGCAGACTCCTTAAGAAATGGGAGGAAATACTGCCGAAGGATCACTTCCTGAGGATTCATAACTCCACCATTATAAACCTCGAGTACCTGGAAAAAGTCGAAAAATGGTTTAATAGCTCACTCAGAGTTTATCTCCGTAAGTCAAAAGAGCCTCTGGAGGTCAGTAAGAGATATGCCCCGAAGGTAAAAGGGTATCTGAAAATGAAATAATGGGGAGTACATAAAAAATTACTCCCTAACAAGCCCGCAAATATTCCCGCTTATTTGAAAATTCTCCCGCCTGTTTAGGTAAAATGCCATATATGACAATTTAGAATGCCGCCTCCGCAAATTAATTTAATTTCCAGTGTCAGATTTTAATTCGTGTTATCCTAACATAGAGGGATTAAAATGGCCGATGTTCTTGTTGTTGAAGATGACTTTTCTACCCGGAAAAATTTAGTGCAGTTGCTAAAAAAGAGCGGCTACGGCGTTCTGGATGCAAATTGCGGAGAAGAAGCTCTGGGCATAATGCAAAAAGAGACGCCGAATCTTATTATATCGGACATTATGATGCCGGGTATAAATGGATTTGAACTATTCAGACTGGTTAACCGCGAAGAAAATGAGGATTATATCCCTTTCATATTCCTCTCTGCCAGATCAGAAATCTCCGAAATCAGATACGGAATGCAGCACGGAGCAGAGGATTACCTTGTTAAACCTTTTTCGGCTAATGACCTCTTAAAATCCGTTGAAATCAGACTGAACAGAGAAAAAAGATCCCTCGGGAAAATTGAACAGTTTAAAAACAGGGTTACGCGCAATTTAAGCCACGAATTCAGGACCCCTCTGGTCCCCATAATCGGTTACTCACAGATGATAAAAGAAAACTACCGGCAGCTTGAACCTTCAGAAATCCTGGAAATGGCTGAAACGATCAATTCATCGGGAAGCTGGATGCTGAAGATGATAGAAAAGTTCCTCATGCTGGCCGAACTGGAGGAAAATAAAAACAGAAATGGAAAAAATATTGCTTCCATCAAAGAAGCGGTAATTAAATGCTCTGCCCAGGTTACTTCCGCTCTGAAATGCCCGGAGCACCTCATTACAAATATCGAAGAAGCAAATGTTAATATTCCGGAAAGTGAACTTAAAATAATACTAAATGAACTTCTGGAAAATGCCGTTAAGTTTTCAAACCCGGGCTCTCCCATAGAAATATCTTCAAAGACTGAAGAAGACAAATGTATTCTTACAGTTTCAGACTTCGGGAAGGGAATGACCCCTGAACAGGTCGACAGCCTCTCTTCTTTCATGCAGTTTAACCGCCAGGGTATGCACCGCGCGGGCCTTGGACTCGGGCTTGCAATTGTTAACAAAATTGCAGAGAAGAACGGCATAGGCGTGAGAATTGAAAGCCAATTGGGGCTTTTTACAAAAATAAGCCTGTTGTTTTCATTATAAATAGATATAAATACGTTCTAAAAATAATCGGGGGGTTCTGATGAAATGGTTCAATAATCTGAAGATACAGTCAAAACTTATTGTATCCTTCAGTATAATTATTATTCTGCTGGTTACTTTAGGCTTGTCTTCTCTTTCTCAATTGGGCGGTATAAACAATAAAGCAAATGAAATTATTAATAACTGGATGCCCAGCTGTGTGACTCTGGCTAAACTGAATACGAAAATAGCGGACCTGAGGCGGCAGGAACTTCAGCACATCCTGTCGCAGACTCCACAGGAGATGGACCTTTATGAATCGAGGATTAATTCTGCATTCGATAGTGTGAAAAAATTAAGGGCTGCATATGAACCGCTGATTTCTTCAGATGAGGAAAGAAACAGCTATAATGAGTTTGCAGATGAATGGAGCAAATACACTGAGATTAATAAATCGCTGGTGGCTCTCTCAAGGCAGAACAGAACCGAGGAAGCAAAGGCGCTGCAAAGAGGCGATTCCAAAATATATTATGATCAGGCGGTCAAAACACTTCAAAAACTTATTGAGATGAATGACAAGGGCGCTGATGGTGCTAAAGAGGCTGCAGCTGTAACTTACTCCTCGGCAAAAATATCTATCTCCATCATTATCGGTGTCAGTGTGATCTTAGCATTCTTCATGGCAATCTTCATTGCAAGGCTTTTAGGTAAAGGCATCAATCAGGTCCTGGAAAGATTTGAGATGCTTGAAAAAGAAAGCCTTACAAACCTTGAAAACGGCTCCTTGCAAATGGCTGAAGGCAATCTGGACTTTAAGATAGTCTCAAACGTCCAGCCGCTCGATATCAATTCAAAAGATGAAATTGGACAGCTTGCAGCAAGCGCTAACCAGATCATAAACAAAGTCCAGGGCACGGTCTCAGCACTTGAAAATGCTGCGTCTATTGTTCGCGCAATAGTAGAGGAATCCAAATTCTTTACACAGTCAGCTCTGGATGGAAAGCTCTCCACAAAAGGGCAAGCCGATAAATTCAAAGGAGCATATAAAGACGTGGTTAACGGTTTTAACAATACCATGGAGGCTTTTGCAACCCCGATTAATAAGTCAACTAAAATCCTGGAGGCAATGGCTCAGGGTGACCTTACTTCCAGAATGGACGGAGAATATAAAGGTGACTATAAGCTGATCAAAGACAGCATTAACCAGCTCGCGGACTCAATGGGAGGCGCTCTTTCAGAGGTCCAGGAAGCCGTACAGGCTACAGCTTCAGCTGCAAATGAAATATCCTCTTCTTCTGAACAGATGGCCGCAGGAGCACAGGAACAGAGCCAGCAGGCAACTGAAGTTGCCGGTGCCATTGAAGAAATGACTAAAACTGTCTATGAAACAGCCAAAAACGCCAATGAAGCTGCCGATGTATCCAGAGGCTCAAGTTCTGCTGCTGAAAAAGGAGCTAAGAAGATAAACGATACAAAGAAGGGAATTGAGAAGATTGTTTCTTCAGCAGAGGAGACCTCAAGAATTGTAGCTTCACTTTCACAAAGAAGTGAACAGATTGGCGAAATAACTCAGGTAATCGATGACATTGCAGACCAGACAAACCTTTTAGCCTTAAACGCCGCAATTGAGGCTGCCCGTGCAGGTGAGCAGGGACGTGGCTTTGCTGTCGTGGCAGACGAGGTAAGAAAACTGGCCGAACGTACAACCAAGGCAACAAAGGAAATAGCCGAGACGATCAAAGCCATACAGATGGAGGCCAGGGATGCAGACTCTGCAATGGGTGAATCCAAGGCGGCAGTCGTTGAAGGTATGAGGCTGACTGAAGAGGTTGCAGAGGTCTTAAGTGAAATCCTCAAGGGAGCACAGAAAACAACTGACGTGGTCCTGCAGGTTGCTGCGGCTTCAGAGGAGCAGTCCAGCGCTGCAGAGCAGATATCCAAGAATATTGAAGGCATTTCCAGCGTAACTCAGCAAAGTGCTGCCGGAACAGAACAGATAGCCCGTGCTGCCGAGGACTTAAACCGCCTTACAGTTAACCTACAGGAACTTGTATCACGTTTTAAGCTTGAGGAAAACACTAAACAAAGAATTTCATCTGCCGGCATGGCTTATGCTGGAAGCAGCGGCAGGTTCATAGGGCAATAGTCAGACTTTTTTCGAATCCCCTCGATACGGGAAGCCGGGCTCAAAAAAGCCCGCCTTCCCTTCTTTTTTCCTTACCGTCGAACGTTGAACGTCGAACGTAGAACCTTTTTTTTATTTTTAATTGAATCGTTTAAACCTTTTTTGTACAAAGATTGACTAATATGTACGATTTACAAGATTATTAATGACTTAGGGTACCATGAAAAAATTCTTTGTTTTGTTTTTTGTCCTGCTCCTGGTTTCAAGTTCTTTTGCGCAGAATTTTAGTGTCAGAGGACAGATCGCCAGCTCTGTTGATAAAAAATCACTGGGCGGCGCTACAATTGTGCTTATTCACCTTCCCGACTCCACTGTTCAGGGCGCTTTTTCTGACGAAAACGGGAAGTTTACTATTGAAAAGGTCAAACAAGGCCGCTATCTCATAAATGTTACTTATCTCGGCTTTTCAAAGTATGAGGATAAAGTCTTCGTCCGCGGTAAATCCGTTGACCTTAATAAAATCCTCCTTACACCTGAAAGCGTCAGAACCGATGAGGTCGAAATTATAGGCAAAATGCCCCCCGTCGTCCAGAAAAGCGATACGGCGGAGTTTAATGCCGGCGCATTTAAAACTAATTCTAATGCCTCTGCTGAGGACCTCGTAACTAAAATGCCCGGAATGGTCGTTCAGGATGGGAAAGTACAGACTCAGGGCGAAGACGTCAAACGCGTGCTCGTCGACGGAAAACCTTTCTTTGGCGATGACCCGAGCGCGGTGCTTAAAAATATACCCGCCGATGCCGTTGAGAAAATTCAGGTCTTCGACCAGCAGAGCGATCAGGCCCAGTTTACCGGCTTCGACGACGGCAATACCACTAAAACACTCAACGTCGTAACACGTCTGAGAATTAAAGAGGGAACCTTCGGACGCCTGCTCGGCGGCTACGGCGATGAACAGAAATATCAGTCCGGCGGAAATATTAACTTCTTTAACGACGATAGAAGAATTTCTTTGCTCGGACTCGTAAATAACGTCAATGAGCAGAACTTCTCCAATGAGGACCTTCTGGGCGTAATGCAGGGCTCAGGCGGCGGCCGCGGAGGTCGTGGCGGTGGAATGGGCGGAGGCCCCAGAGGCGGCGGAATGGGCGGCTGGGGTGGCGGAAGTGCCCAGAATTTTATGGTTAACGCTCAAAACGGTATTACTACAACTAAGGCTTTCGGACTTAATTATTCCGATAAGTGGGCCGATAAACTCGAACTGTCCGGCAGCTACTTCCTGAACCATAGCAACAATAATTCGGAATCGGATATAAGAAGAAATTATTTTATCGGAGGTGTCTCAGGCCAGAATTATTTCGAAAACGGCCTTTCGAACAGCGGAAATACAAACCACCGCTTCGATATGAAACTGGATTACCAGATTGATTCACTGAACTCAATTACTTTCCGCCCAAGAGTCTCTTATCAGGAAAATGACGCTAATTCTCTTACTACTGGAAGAACCGATGCTGCAATGCAGACCCTTAGCTCAATGACAAATAATTCAGGATCTGACCGCTCGGCCCTTAATTCCTCAGGCGACCTCTTGTTCCGCCACAGGTTCGAAACTCAGGGGAGGACTTTATCTCTGGGCCTCAGCGGCACTTATAAGAAAACTAAAGGCAATAGCAGCCTTTTCTCTGAGAACCTCTATTATGATAATATGATCGATTCGGATACACTCGACCAGATATCAAAAACTGATAAGAACGGACGCTCCGGTTCGGCTAATATTGTCTATACGGAACCCCTCTTTGAAAATGCTCAGATGCAGTTCAGCTCCAGAACATCTTATTCAGAGGATGAAAGCGACCAGAGGACATTTAAGAATATCGCCGGCTTTAGCAATTATTCACTCCAGGATACTTCGCTTAGCAACGTATATAAAAAACAGTATACCACGCAGGCCTTCGGCGCCGGCTTCCGCTACCAGAAAGAGGCTTTGTCATTTATGGCCAACGTGAACTATAATATAGCTCACCTCAAAAACGACCAGACATTCCCGCACGACCTGACGCTCGACAGGCCTTTTTATTCCGTCCTGCCGTCAATGATGCTCCGCTTTAATATCTCCAGGGATAAAAACCTGAGAGTATTCTACAGGACTAACAATGACGACCCCAGCGTCGAACAGCTTCAGGATGTGCTCGATAATAGTAATCCGCTCTTCTTGTCAACAGGTAATCCGAACCTGAAACAGGATTACAGCCATAACCTTGCAATCCGCTATTCACAGCTCGATTTTCAGAACATGACATCCTTTTTCCTGATGATGGGCGGAACAATAACTAAAGACTATATTGGAAATAGCTCCTTTATGGCTTACCGCGATACTGTGGTAAACGGCGTAGCCTTAAAACGCGGCTCACAGCTCTCAAGACCTGAGAATATGGATGGATATATGAATTTCCGCATGTTCTCTACTTACGGACTTCCGGTCTATTTCCTGAAATCTAACCTTAACCTCTCTCTTATGGCAAGCTATAGCCGTACTCCGGGCATCGTTAACGGAATTAAAAGCTATTCCAATACCACCGTACTGGGCCCCGGCTTCGTCCTTGCTAGCAACGTGGGAGAAAACCTCGACTTTACGGTTTCAAGCCGCAGCAATATAAATCTTGTTAAGTCAACGCTGAGACAGAACTCAAACGACAACTATTTCACTCAGAACAGCAGCCTCAAATTCTACTGGATGTTCTGGGAGGGATTCCTGTTCCAGACGGATTTTCAGCACCGCTACGACGGACAGCTTGCTGAAGGTTATGACAAGAATTCTTACCTGCTCAACCTTGCTTTGGGCAAGAAACTTTTCAGCAAGGACCAGGGTGAAATACGTCTGACCGTATACGATGTCCTTAATAAGAACAACAGCCTGCAGCGTACGGTTACCGATTCATACTATGAAGATTCACGCACAAATGTTCTGGGAAGATATCTTATTCTGACCTTTACATATAATATAAAAGCGTTCTAAAACAATTACCAGGCGGGGGCAGGAACCATTGCCTGCCCGTTCATCGCCTGAGAAAAATATTTTTCCCTCCCTTGACTTTAGTACCCCTTATCCCCCCCAACATAGGGGGCTAAAGTCTTTCCGGGAGGGAAGTTTTCATATCCTGAAATCTGCAATTATTCTCCGGAAAATCCTTTCACTAATGAATTAATACCTCCATTGAAAGATTTTTTTTGATTGGCATTGACAATAAAAACAGTTTTGATTTCTTTATTGTAGCTGTAAAAAAATGACCTTTTCATTTTCCCTGCCTTTCAGGCAGGAGATCCTTTCTTAGCCTTCAAAATATCATGGAATAATAGTTCTGTTTTAATAAACAGGGAGCTTAAATATGTATTTCTCTGCAATTACAGGACCTTGAGAAATAACATTGCATCCATAAGATCACTTCCATCAAAACTTCATCTTCAGGAGCAAGACAATAGATACCAATGACAAGGCATGCAAAAGTTTAAATACTGTAACGATTGATGAAGATGCGGATGAAACTTATGATGAACAGTTTGGTTCCTGGCACCTTAAAGAAATAACAGGTAAAACTTAATTCAGCAGAATGCGCATTTACTGCTTTGGTTCAGAGCAGCTCTGAAAAGCGCTATAGGTGTACTTTGTCCTCCGTGAACTGTAAAGAACCGGCAAAAAAAAAGCTAACATGCATGCAAGACCATGACAGACTTAATATAGATGTTCTACTATCAGCAGTTCCAATAACAAATAAATTAAAATAGTTGGAGGATGGGATATGAAACGATGTTACCTATGTGCAATGGTTATGCTCCTGTGCTTACTTGCACTGCCCGGATTTACTCGGGCTCAAAGTGGTTCCATAAACGGCGTGTTCTATATCGATATTAATGGAGACCGCAGTTATAATGGTGAAAGCGGCACCCAAAAAGGGGACTCACTCCTTACAAATGCAACTGTGGAGTTGTATCGTAAAAACGGCCAGGATTATAATAGAGTCGCTTCCACTGCAACAGATATAAATGGAAGATATTCTTTTCTAAACCTGGAAAATGCAAACGACTACTATGTTAGATTTGTTATCCCTGCAGATGAGCAGAATATTTACGAATACATAATCTTTTCAGGTGACGACCCTGAGATCGGATATTCAGATATTGTTTCTGATCAGGGATATACAGGCGCTATTCAGATTCACTCAAAGAATAATCAGAATGATAATAAATATAACATTGACGGTGGCCTGAAGATAAAAGAGCCCACATATGGCAGTATCACTGGAACTGTGTGGGAAGGTAGCAATAGCAATGGCAGTAAAGAGCACGGGGAAGGTAAGGGGGTAAAAGATGTTGTTGTTAAAGCTTACGATTGTGGGAATAATGGTAAGTATGCCGGAGAAGGAATAACTAAGGAAAACGGTACCTATACCATTGACAATCTGATCACGGGTTTATCTTACAGGGTCACGTTCGAGCCTGCGGCAGGCTATTCTTTGGTTGATAAGGGTACTGATTCAGATCCCGATTCCTCCAGTAAAACAACAGAATGCTCGGCTAACGCGCTTACCACCTCGGGGCTGGTGTTTAATGCCGGCGTTTTTAAGCCCTCGGCAGGCGGCAACCCTAACGGCCAGATTAACGGAAGACTGTGGCTGGATGCAAATCATGATGGGGCACAGGGAGGTATTGAAACTGAACCCGGAATCGGTAACTGGAGGCTAAGGCTCCTTAATTCCAGCAAAGTCGTTGTCGACTCAACTATAACAGACACTTCTAATGCCGGGGGGCAGAAAGGGAGGTACACATTCACCAAATTGGATTTGGGTATCTACTATATTCAGTTTGTAAAAAACGGAGATTATTCGTTTACTGATAAGAATTCGGCGAATAATGATGAATCTGATTCGGATGTTAACCCCGAAACCGGTATTACAGACTCTGTTGTAATTGATCATGCAGACGCCAGTGAAGAGCATATTGATGCCGGAGTATACCTGAATGAACCTCCCGCTGTAAAAGGCAGGATCAGTGGTATACTGTGGCAGGATACAGACAAGAACGGTGCACAGGCCCTGG of Ignavibacteria bacterium contains these proteins:
- a CDS encoding PAS domain S-box protein; this translates as MQIVGGFLGMDSAFLYQLNPLDNQIEMKGEWLSERIEVNSSAGFRGELALWDSFKEELQHFESVIMPDLELMPEEKLPLKKFLQSRAIRSAILVPVISRNTVIGFLGFDSICIKKFPDDIQEMLKIISDIFANALTQQQKTEALLANEERFRLLVQKSADIIAVIDTGGRLKYTSEASVRILGSRSGEEKWTSVFQLLHHDDVSTFEGVIKDLQVNRTPAVGPIYIRVQHADGSWVYLEVMFTNQLDNPAIKGIVLNARDFTQHFALQEAFRNSRNFLNAIINCASDPMYVKDKGHKYLLVNDAFCNLTGYKRQEVLGKTAYELLPREEADDIFVKNEQAFNEETIKDFESIITDKGNIKHVIAVHLNVYKEASGEKYLIVNLRDETRRKELDEEINYALMKEKELSEMKSKFISMVSHEYRTPLTAILSSAELLELFGVDMTNDERMEHLRGIKKTVQYMTSMLNEVLLINRVESKRMDYTPTSFELITFCKELLQRLGFSKECEIKMNTDFTSRRVCMDEKLLGHILNNLLSNAVKYSPDGATVWLNITGSKELVSFEIIDKGPGIPEEEQNRLFEPFFRANNVLHISGSGLGLSIVKYCTDLHKGRISFESKTGEGTRFYVSLPDESCTE
- a CDS encoding response regulator transcription factor, translated to MEKILVIEDNPSVCKNIRQLLERAGYLVFTAENGSEGVRLALEILPDAIICDIMMPVMDGYEVLKQLSSTRTAASIPFLFLTAKVEMADLRRGMELGADDYLVKPFTAGELLRAVKIRLDKKRNMLLDQKEIIQDAAKEPAINTSVIVVGDPPEVLKVADIVYISASEGYTFLHMAEGKKVLVRRLLKKWEEILPKDHFLRIHNSTIINLEYLEKVEKWFNSSLRVYLRKSKEPLEVSKRYAPKVKGYLKMK
- a CDS encoding hybrid sensor histidine kinase/response regulator; this encodes MADVLVVEDDFSTRKNLVQLLKKSGYGVLDANCGEEALGIMQKETPNLIISDIMMPGINGFELFRLVNREENEDYIPFIFLSARSEISEIRYGMQHGAEDYLVKPFSANDLLKSVEIRLNREKRSLGKIEQFKNRVTRNLSHEFRTPLVPIIGYSQMIKENYRQLEPSEILEMAETINSSGSWMLKMIEKFLMLAELEENKNRNGKNIASIKEAVIKCSAQVTSALKCPEHLITNIEEANVNIPESELKIILNELLENAVKFSNPGSPIEISSKTEEDKCILTVSDFGKGMTPEQVDSLSSFMQFNRQGMHRAGLGLGLAIVNKIAEKNGIGVRIESQLGLFTKISLLFSL
- a CDS encoding methyl-accepting chemotaxis protein, giving the protein MKWFNNLKIQSKLIVSFSIIIILLVTLGLSSLSQLGGINNKANEIINNWMPSCVTLAKLNTKIADLRRQELQHILSQTPQEMDLYESRINSAFDSVKKLRAAYEPLISSDEERNSYNEFADEWSKYTEINKSLVALSRQNRTEEAKALQRGDSKIYYDQAVKTLQKLIEMNDKGADGAKEAAAVTYSSAKISISIIIGVSVILAFFMAIFIARLLGKGINQVLERFEMLEKESLTNLENGSLQMAEGNLDFKIVSNVQPLDINSKDEIGQLAASANQIINKVQGTVSALENAASIVRAIVEESKFFTQSALDGKLSTKGQADKFKGAYKDVVNGFNNTMEAFATPINKSTKILEAMAQGDLTSRMDGEYKGDYKLIKDSINQLADSMGGALSEVQEAVQATASAANEISSSSEQMAAGAQEQSQQATEVAGAIEEMTKTVYETAKNANEAADVSRGSSSAAEKGAKKINDTKKGIEKIVSSAEETSRIVASLSQRSEQIGEITQVIDDIADQTNLLALNAAIEAARAGEQGRGFAVVADEVRKLAERTTKATKEIAETIKAIQMEARDADSAMGESKAAVVEGMRLTEEVAEVLSEILKGAQKTTDVVLQVAAASEEQSSAAEQISKNIEGISSVTQQSAAGTEQIARAAEDLNRLTVNLQELVSRFKLEENTKQRISSAGMAYAGSSGRFIGQ
- a CDS encoding outer membrane beta-barrel protein — translated: MKKFFVLFFVLLLVSSSFAQNFSVRGQIASSVDKKSLGGATIVLIHLPDSTVQGAFSDENGKFTIEKVKQGRYLINVTYLGFSKYEDKVFVRGKSVDLNKILLTPESVRTDEVEIIGKMPPVVQKSDTAEFNAGAFKTNSNASAEDLVTKMPGMVVQDGKVQTQGEDVKRVLVDGKPFFGDDPSAVLKNIPADAVEKIQVFDQQSDQAQFTGFDDGNTTKTLNVVTRLRIKEGTFGRLLGGYGDEQKYQSGGNINFFNDDRRISLLGLVNNVNEQNFSNEDLLGVMQGSGGGRGGRGGGMGGGPRGGGMGGWGGGSAQNFMVNAQNGITTTKAFGLNYSDKWADKLELSGSYFLNHSNNNSESDIRRNYFIGGVSGQNYFENGLSNSGNTNHRFDMKLDYQIDSLNSITFRPRVSYQENDANSLTTGRTDAAMQTLSSMTNNSGSDRSALNSSGDLLFRHRFETQGRTLSLGLSGTYKKTKGNSSLFSENLYYDNMIDSDTLDQISKTDKNGRSGSANIVYTEPLFENAQMQFSSRTSYSEDESDQRTFKNIAGFSNYSLQDTSLSNVYKKQYTTQAFGAGFRYQKEALSFMANVNYNIAHLKNDQTFPHDLTLDRPFYSVLPSMMLRFNISRDKNLRVFYRTNNDDPSVEQLQDVLDNSNPLFLSTGNPNLKQDYSHNLAIRYSQLDFQNMTSFFLMMGGTITKDYIGNSSFMAYRDTVVNGVALKRGSQLSRPENMDGYMNFRMFSTYGLPVYFLKSNLNLSLMASYSRTPGIVNGIKSYSNTTVLGPGFVLASNVGENLDFTVSSRSNINLVKSTLRQNSNDNYFTQNSSLKFYWMFWEGFLFQTDFQHRYDGQLAEGYDKNSYLLNLALGKKLFSKDQGEIRLTVYDVLNKNNSLQRTVTDSYYEDSRTNVLGRYLILTFTYNIKAF